In Sporosarcina sp. PTS2304, a genomic segment contains:
- a CDS encoding ThiF family adenylyltransferase, translating into MLHQFSRNELSIGVEGVERMKGKTVAILGVGGVGSFAAEACARTGIGRIILVDKDTIDITNINRQLMAYLSTVGQSKSAVMKERIADINPECEVIDLHMFYTEETAEEFFSYKPDYVIDASDTISFKIHLIQQCLERGVKVISSMGAANKTDPTRFQIADISKTHTDPLAKVMRLRLRKLGIPKGVPVVFSDESPIVVREDVVGTVGNPDAAIRKAKMPPASNAFCPSVAGLILASWVLNDIVADIPVERVNDAK; encoded by the coding sequence ATGTTACATCAATTTTCAAGAAATGAATTATCTATAGGAGTAGAAGGCGTCGAGCGAATGAAAGGGAAGACAGTCGCGATTTTAGGCGTCGGAGGGGTCGGCTCTTTTGCAGCAGAAGCTTGTGCTCGTACCGGTATCGGTCGGATTATTTTAGTCGATAAAGACACAATCGATATTACTAATATTAATCGCCAATTAATGGCATACCTTTCAACAGTAGGTCAATCTAAATCAGCTGTCATGAAAGAACGTATCGCGGATATTAATCCCGAATGTGAAGTAATTGATCTACATATGTTTTACACAGAAGAAACAGCAGAAGAATTTTTTTCGTACAAGCCCGATTATGTTATTGATGCATCGGATACGATCAGTTTTAAAATTCACTTGATTCAGCAATGTTTAGAACGTGGAGTCAAAGTAATTTCAAGCATGGGAGCTGCCAATAAAACTGATCCGACCCGTTTTCAAATTGCCGATATTTCTAAAACGCATACAGATCCACTTGCTAAAGTAATGCGTCTGCGTTTGCGCAAACTTGGCATTCCAAAGGGAGTACCTGTTGTATTCTCCGATGAAAGCCCGATCGTCGTACGGGAAGATGTTGTTGGAACAGTAGGAAATCCCGATGCGGCGATTCGAAAAGCGAAAATGCCACCTGCTTCAAACGCATTTTGTCCATCGGTCGCTGGTTTAATTCTCGCCAGTTGGGTATTAAATGATATAGTGGCTGATATTCCAGTCGAACGTGTTAATGATGCCAAATAA